In a genomic window of Pelotomaculum isophthalicicum JI:
- a CDS encoding DUF2283 domain-containing protein → MRFRYDPEADALYIRFQEGNVKETDEVFPGVMLDVDDNGNLLGLEVLNASSKLGKKPFTLEFEIPGIA, encoded by the coding sequence ATGAGATTCCGTTATGATCCTGAAGCTGATGCATTGTATATCCGGTTTCAGGAAGGTAACGTAAAAGAAACGGACGAAGTGTTTCCAGGCGTGATGCTTGATGTTGACGACAACGGCAATCTGCTGGGACTGGAGGTATTGAACGCGTCCAGTAAGTTAGGCAAAAAACCATTCACGTTAGAATTTGAAATACCGGGTATTGCCTGA
- a CDS encoding DUF4258 domain-containing protein — MEIHFTKHAKGQLKERGLAEEIVIETLLNPEQAFYQEPDVFVSQRRYRLKGKEYLIRVASKRNGEILVVLTAYRTSKISKYWRYDL; from the coding sequence TTGGAAATCCATTTTACAAAGCACGCTAAAGGGCAGTTGAAAGAAAGAGGGTTAGCAGAAGAAATTGTTATTGAAACTTTATTAAATCCTGAGCAAGCATTTTATCAAGAGCCAGACGTTTTTGTGTCTCAAAGAAGATACAGGCTAAAGGGAAAAGAATACTTAATACGTGTCGCATCTAAAAGGAATGGTGAAATACTAGTAGTGTTAACCGCCTATAGAACATCAAAAATTAGCAAGTATTGGAGGTATGATTTATGA
- a CDS encoding AsnC family protein — MPRKNPNIKGNIRKRGKRGETAREIIRLIVENPRMAIKEIADSVGCSNENVRVTLEKLKQKPETATLFGYDEEAIRSIIVYRNTKTAIKRETLWRGKANWPATKTATKKSVTNAELVRACGQHYTYQNGNQKYVIDPEYIGNKYSCDVEISINGEITRIVKGRPTIPISFKLWL; from the coding sequence ATGCCTAGAAAAAATCCAAATATAAAAGGAAATATCAGGAAAAGGGGCAAGCGAGGCGAAACAGCGAGAGAAATTATTCGCTTAATAGTTGAGAATCCGAGAATGGCTATAAAAGAGATAGCGGACTCAGTCGGCTGTTCGAATGAGAATGTTAGGGTTACACTTGAAAAGTTGAAACAAAAACCTGAAACAGCTACGCTTTTTGGATACGATGAAGAAGCCATCCGCTCAATTATAGTATATAGAAATACGAAAACAGCGATAAAAAGGGAGACTCTATGGCGAGGAAAGGCCAACTGGCCGGCAACGAAAACCGCAACGAAAAAGAGTGTGACAAATGCCGAATTAGTCAGGGCTTGCGGCCAGCATTATACGTACCAAAACGGAAACCAAAAATATGTGATCGATCCAGAGTACATAGGAAACAAATACAGTTGTGACGTTGAAATATCAATAAACGGTGAGATAACGCGAATTGTAAAAGGGCGGCCAACTATTCCTATCTCGTTTAAGTTGTGGCTCTGA
- a CDS encoding helix-turn-helix domain-containing protein, whose amino-acid sequence MNNNSFGKWLKGWRKKRRLSTRQLSTLLDVSQTYIWKIENEKVGPSLKFTNKFASVFEEPEVYIAAGRLIPEEELIKIKNNPNKNNPNIIDNLLKIHEDERGSFGSNNLKTVDDPELSKFIIDTYLKLKKTSFEYRDLEFLKKMIDSYFSAKELK is encoded by the coding sequence ATGAACAATAACAGCTTTGGAAAATGGCTAAAAGGCTGGCGAAAAAAACGTAGACTTTCGACTCGGCAATTGTCTACGTTACTTGACGTCAGCCAAACATATATTTGGAAAATAGAAAATGAAAAAGTAGGACCTTCATTAAAATTTACTAATAAATTTGCTAGTGTTTTCGAAGAACCTGAAGTTTACATTGCTGCTGGCAGATTAATTCCTGAAGAAGAATTAATAAAAATTAAAAATAATCCAAATAAAAATAATCCAAATATAATTGATAATTTACTTAAAATACATGAAGATGAACGAGGATCTTTTGGTTCTAACAATTTAAAAACAGTCGATGATCCCGAACTATCAAAATTCATAATAGACACATATTTGAAGCTTAAAAAGACATCTTTTGAATATCGAGATTTAGAGTTTCTAAAAAAAATGATTGATAGTTATTTTTCCGCTAAAGAGCTAAAGTAA